In Astatotilapia calliptera chromosome 23, fAstCal1.2, whole genome shotgun sequence, a genomic segment contains:
- the LOC113015761 gene encoding protein NLRC3-like isoform X4, producing the protein MDQCEDREEGVPPSKTTLCGEHESQTKAQRNQPGPEPSCVSLKSDWSKSIGANFKGQNSAVERENKNTSEVPSDQPPQEHQAHLDSIFMLLEEKIITFVKNELKKIQTVLYPDYSECLNCQTDDKEILECEDEEQRRTNREAFIKITLQFLRGMKQYELADRLLSSRFAPVCQHNLKSQLKKKFQCLFEGIAKAGNPTILNQIYTELYITEGTAEVNDEHEVRQIETTSRRRKPDGPETTIRQEDIFKASPGRDEPIRTVLTKGVAGIGKTVLTQKFTLDWAESKTNQDIKFIFPFTFRELNVLKEKNFSLLELVHHFFTKTKEVGICSFEDFQVVLIFDGLDECRLPLDFHKTKILTDPTKSTSVDVLLTNLIRGNLLPSVHVWITTRPAAANQIPPGYIDMVTEVRGFTDPQKEEYFRKRFRDEEQASRIISHIKTSQSLHIMCHIPVFCWIAATVLEDVGKKRKEETRTALPTTLTEMYIHFLVVQAKVKKVKYDGGMETDPPWSPESKQMVESLGKLAFEQLQGDNLIFYESDLTDCGIDISAASVYSGVFTQIFKEERGLYKDKVFCFIHLSVQEFLAALHVHLTFINSGVNLLEKQQETTQNLQEEESADTCLYKGAVNKALQSSNGKLDLFLRFLLGLSLQTNQSLLHGLLEQTGCSSQTNLETVQHIKERLSGNLSAEKSINLFHCLNELNEHSILEEIQQSLRSGSLAADKLSPAQWSALVFILLSSEKDLFVFDLKKYSASEKAFLRLLPVIKCSSIALLGGCNLSDRICETLSSLLSSRSSCLRELDLSNNNLKDSGVKVLSGGLEGPHSKLEKLRLSSCSVTEEGCSALTSALNSNHYHLRELDLSYNNPGEAGVKMLKQLRLDTLRLSGCNLSDRICDTLSSVLSSHSSSLIELDLNNNDLKDSGVKTLCGGLESPYCKLEIFRLSGCLITEEGCTVLISVLNSNHSTLRELDLSYNDPGEAGVKLLKQLQLDILRYEVAFGSQSAWQWRKRHSRK; encoded by the exons atggatcagtgtgaggacagagaggagggagtccctccctctaaaaccactctgtgtggggaacatgagagccagaccaaagctcagag gaaccaACCTGGACCTGAACCCAGCTGTGTGTCCTTAAAGAGTGACTGGTCAAAGAGTATTGGTGCTAATTTTaaaggacaaaactctgctGTGGAAAG AGAGAACAAGAATACCTCAGAGGTTCCCAGTGATCAGCCTCCCCAGGAGCATCAAGCACACctggactccatatttatg CTCCTGGAGGAGAAAatcatcacttttgtgaagaATGAGTTAAAGAAGATCCAGACAGTTCTGTATCCAGATTATTCAGAATGCTTAAACTGCCAGACGGATGATAAGGAGATTTTGGAGTGTGAGGATGAAGAGCAAAGGCGTACCAACAGAGAGGCATTTATAAAgatcacactgcagtttctgaGAGGAATGAAGCAGTATGAGCTGGCTGACCGTCTGCTGAGCA GCAGATTTGCTCCAGTTTGTCAACATAATCTTAAATCTcaactgaagaagaagttccagtgtcTGTTTGAGGGgatcgctaaagcaggaaatCCAACCattctgaatcagatctacacagagctgtaCATCACAGAAGGGACTGCAGAAGTCAATGATGagcatgaggtcagacagattgaaacaacATCCAGGAGACGAAAACCAGATGgaccagaaacaacaatcagacaagaagacatctttaaagcctcacctggaagagatgaaccaatcagaacagtgttgacaaagggagtggctggcattgggaaaacagtcctAACACAGAAGTTCACTCTAGATTGGGCTGAAAGCAAAACTAACCAGGACATcaagttcatatttccattcactttcagagagctgaatgtgctgaaagagaaaAACTTTAGCCTGCtggaacttgttcatcacttctttaccaAAACTAAAGAAGtaggaatctgcagctttgaagacttccaggttgtctTAATTTTTGATGGCCTcgatgagtgtcgacttcctctggacttccacaaaactaaAATCCTGACAGACCCCACTAAGTCCACCTCAGTAGATGTGCTGCTAACTAACCTCATCAGAGGGAACCTGCTTCCCTCTGTTCAcgtctggataaccacacgacctgcagcagccaatcaaatCCCACCTGGGTATATTGACATGGTAACAGAGGTGAGggggttcactgacccacagaaggaggagtacttcaggaagagattcagagatgaggagcaagccagcaggatcatctcccacatcaagacatcacaaaGCCTTCACATCATGtgtcacatcccagtcttctgctggatcgctgctacagttctggaggatgtggggaagaagagaaaagaggaaacaaGGACAGCACTACCTACaaccctgactgagatgtacatccacttcttGGTGGTTCAGGCaaaagtgaagaaggtcaagtatgatggaggaaTGGAGACAGATCCACcctggagtccagagagcaaACAGATGgttgagtctctgggaaaactggcttttgagcAGCTGCAAGGAGacaacctgatcttctatgaatcagacctgacagactgtggcatcgatatcagcgccgcctcagtgtactcaggagtgtttacacagatctttaaagaggagagagggctgTACaaggacaaggtgttctgcttcatccatctgagtgttcaggagtttctggctgctcttcatgtccatctgactTTCATCAACTCTGGAGTGAATTTACTGGAAAAGCAACAGGAAACCACCCAGAATTTGCAAGAAGAAGAATCTGCAGACACTTGCTTGTACAAGGGTGCTGTGAATAAGGCTTTACAGAGTTCAAACGGAAAactggacttgttcctccgcttcctcctgggtctttcacttCAGACCAATCAAAGTCTTTTACATGGGCTGCTAGAACAGACAGGATGTAGCTCACAGACCAATCTGGAAACAGTTCAACACATAAAGGAGAGGCTCAGTGGAAATCtatctgcagagaaaagcatcaacctGTTTCACTGTCTTAATGAACTAAATGAACATTCTATAttggaggagatccaacagtccctgagatcAGGAAGTCTCGCTGCTgataaactgtctcctgctcagtggtcagctctggtctttatCTTATTATCATCAGAAAAagatctgtttgtgtttgacctgaagaaatactctgcttcagagaAGGCTTTCCTCAGGCTCCTGCCAGTGATTAAATGCTCCAGCATAGCGCT ACTTGGTGGATGTAACCTCTCAGACAGAATCTGTGAAACTCTATCCTCACTACTCAGCTCCCGTTCCTCttgtctgagagagctggacctgagtaacaacAACCTGAAAGACTCCGGAGTGAAAGTACTGTCTGGGGGACTTGAGGGTCCACActctaaactggaaaaacttaG ATTGTCAAGTTGCTCAGTCACAGAAGAAGGTTGTAGTGCTCTGACATCAGCACTGAACTCCAACCATTACCACCTGAGAGAGCTCGACCTGAGCTACAATAATCCAGGAGAGGCAGGGGTGAAGATGCTGAAGCAGCTCCGACTGGACACACTCAG ACTAAGTGGTTGTAACCTCTCGGACAGAATCTGTGACACTCTATCCTCAGTTCTCAGCTCCCACTCCTCTAGTCTGATAGAGCTGGACCTGAATAATAATGACCTGAAGGACTCGGGAGTGAAAACACTGTGTGGTGGACTAGAGAGTCCATACTGTAAACTGGAAATATTCAG ATTGTCAGGCTGCTTGATCACAGAAGAAGGTTGTACTGTTCTTATCTCAGTGCTGAACTCCAACCATTCCACCCTGAGAGAGCTCGACCTGAGCTACAATGATCCAGGAGAGGCAGGGGTGAAGCTGCTGAAACAGCTCCAACTGGACATACTCAGGTATGAAGTGGCCTTTGGCAGCCAAAGTGCCTGGCAATGGAGAAAGAGACACTCGAGGAAATAG
- the LOC113015761 gene encoding protein NLRC3-like isoform X2 translates to MDQCEDREEGVPPSKTTLCGEHESQTKAQRNQPGPEPSCVSLKSDWSKSIGANFKGQNSAVERNQPGPEPSCVSLKSDWSKSIGANFKGQNSAVERENKNTSEVPSDQPPQEHQAHLDSIFMLLEEKIITFVKNELKKIQTVLYPDYSECLNCQTDDKEILECEDEEQRRTNREAFIKITLQFLRGMKQYELADRLLSSRFAPVCQHNLKSQLKKKFQCLFEGIAKAGNPTILNQIYTELYITEGTAEVNDEHEVRQIETTSRRRKPDGPETTIRQEDIFKASPGRDEPIRTVLTKGVAGIGKTVLTQKFTLDWAESKTNQDIKFIFPFTFRELNVLKEKNFSLLELVHHFFTKTKEVGICSFEDFQVVLIFDGLDECRLPLDFHKTKILTDPTKSTSVDVLLTNLIRGNLLPSVHVWITTRPAAANQIPPGYIDMVTEVRGFTDPQKEEYFRKRFRDEEQASRIISHIKTSQSLHIMCHIPVFCWIAATVLEDVGKKRKEETRTALPTTLTEMYIHFLVVQAKVKKVKYDGGMETDPPWSPESKQMVESLGKLAFEQLQGDNLIFYESDLTDCGIDISAASVYSGVFTQIFKEERGLYKDKVFCFIHLSVQEFLAALHVHLTFINSGVNLLEKQQETTQNLQEEESADTCLYKGAVNKALQSSNGKLDLFLRFLLGLSLQTNQSLLHGLLEQTGCSSQTNLETVQHIKERLSGNLSAEKSINLFHCLNELNEHSILEEIQQSLRSGSLAADKLSPAQWSALVFILLSSEKDLFVFDLKKYSASEKAFLRLLPVIKCSSIALLGGCNLSDRICETLSSLLSSRSSCLRELDLSNNNLKDSGVKVLSGGLEGPHSKLEKLRLSSCSVTEEGCSALTSALNSNHYHLRELDLSYNNPGEAGVKMLKQLRLDTLRLSGCNLSDRICDTLSSVLSSHSSSLIELDLNNNDLKDSGVKTLCGGLESPYCKLEIFRLSGCLITEEGCTVLISVLNSNHSTLRELDLSYNDPGEAGVKLLKQLQLDILRD, encoded by the exons atggatcagtgtgaggacagagaggagggagtccctccctctaaaaccactctgtgtggggaacatgagagccagaccaaagctcagag gaaccaacctggacctgaacccagctgtgtttccttaaaGAGTGACTGGTCAAAGAGTATTGGTGCTAATTTTaaaggacaaaactctgctGTGGAAAG gaaccaACCTGGACCTGAACCCAGCTGTGTGTCCTTAAAGAGTGACTGGTCAAAGAGTATTGGTGCTAATTTTaaaggacaaaactctgctGTGGAAAG AGAGAACAAGAATACCTCAGAGGTTCCCAGTGATCAGCCTCCCCAGGAGCATCAAGCACACctggactccatatttatg CTCCTGGAGGAGAAAatcatcacttttgtgaagaATGAGTTAAAGAAGATCCAGACAGTTCTGTATCCAGATTATTCAGAATGCTTAAACTGCCAGACGGATGATAAGGAGATTTTGGAGTGTGAGGATGAAGAGCAAAGGCGTACCAACAGAGAGGCATTTATAAAgatcacactgcagtttctgaGAGGAATGAAGCAGTATGAGCTGGCTGACCGTCTGCTGAGCA GCAGATTTGCTCCAGTTTGTCAACATAATCTTAAATCTcaactgaagaagaagttccagtgtcTGTTTGAGGGgatcgctaaagcaggaaatCCAACCattctgaatcagatctacacagagctgtaCATCACAGAAGGGACTGCAGAAGTCAATGATGagcatgaggtcagacagattgaaacaacATCCAGGAGACGAAAACCAGATGgaccagaaacaacaatcagacaagaagacatctttaaagcctcacctggaagagatgaaccaatcagaacagtgttgacaaagggagtggctggcattgggaaaacagtcctAACACAGAAGTTCACTCTAGATTGGGCTGAAAGCAAAACTAACCAGGACATcaagttcatatttccattcactttcagagagctgaatgtgctgaaagagaaaAACTTTAGCCTGCtggaacttgttcatcacttctttaccaAAACTAAAGAAGtaggaatctgcagctttgaagacttccaggttgtctTAATTTTTGATGGCCTcgatgagtgtcgacttcctctggacttccacaaaactaaAATCCTGACAGACCCCACTAAGTCCACCTCAGTAGATGTGCTGCTAACTAACCTCATCAGAGGGAACCTGCTTCCCTCTGTTCAcgtctggataaccacacgacctgcagcagccaatcaaatCCCACCTGGGTATATTGACATGGTAACAGAGGTGAGggggttcactgacccacagaaggaggagtacttcaggaagagattcagagatgaggagcaagccagcaggatcatctcccacatcaagacatcacaaaGCCTTCACATCATGtgtcacatcccagtcttctgctggatcgctgctacagttctggaggatgtggggaagaagagaaaagaggaaacaaGGACAGCACTACCTACaaccctgactgagatgtacatccacttcttGGTGGTTCAGGCaaaagtgaagaaggtcaagtatgatggaggaaTGGAGACAGATCCACcctggagtccagagagcaaACAGATGgttgagtctctgggaaaactggcttttgagcAGCTGCAAGGAGacaacctgatcttctatgaatcagacctgacagactgtggcatcgatatcagcgccgcctcagtgtactcaggagtgtttacacagatctttaaagaggagagagggctgTACaaggacaaggtgttctgcttcatccatctgagtgttcaggagtttctggctgctcttcatgtccatctgactTTCATCAACTCTGGAGTGAATTTACTGGAAAAGCAACAGGAAACCACCCAGAATTTGCAAGAAGAAGAATCTGCAGACACTTGCTTGTACAAGGGTGCTGTGAATAAGGCTTTACAGAGTTCAAACGGAAAactggacttgttcctccgcttcctcctgggtctttcacttCAGACCAATCAAAGTCTTTTACATGGGCTGCTAGAACAGACAGGATGTAGCTCACAGACCAATCTGGAAACAGTTCAACACATAAAGGAGAGGCTCAGTGGAAATCtatctgcagagaaaagcatcaacctGTTTCACTGTCTTAATGAACTAAATGAACATTCTATAttggaggagatccaacagtccctgagatcAGGAAGTCTCGCTGCTgataaactgtctcctgctcagtggtcagctctggtctttatCTTATTATCATCAGAAAAagatctgtttgtgtttgacctgaagaaatactctgcttcagagaAGGCTTTCCTCAGGCTCCTGCCAGTGATTAAATGCTCCAGCATAGCGCT ACTTGGTGGATGTAACCTCTCAGACAGAATCTGTGAAACTCTATCCTCACTACTCAGCTCCCGTTCCTCttgtctgagagagctggacctgagtaacaacAACCTGAAAGACTCCGGAGTGAAAGTACTGTCTGGGGGACTTGAGGGTCCACActctaaactggaaaaacttaG ATTGTCAAGTTGCTCAGTCACAGAAGAAGGTTGTAGTGCTCTGACATCAGCACTGAACTCCAACCATTACCACCTGAGAGAGCTCGACCTGAGCTACAATAATCCAGGAGAGGCAGGGGTGAAGATGCTGAAGCAGCTCCGACTGGACACACTCAG ACTAAGTGGTTGTAACCTCTCGGACAGAATCTGTGACACTCTATCCTCAGTTCTCAGCTCCCACTCCTCTAGTCTGATAGAGCTGGACCTGAATAATAATGACCTGAAGGACTCGGGAGTGAAAACACTGTGTGGTGGACTAGAGAGTCCATACTGTAAACTGGAAATATTCAG ATTGTCAGGCTGCTTGATCACAGAAGAAGGTTGTACTGTTCTTATCTCAGTGCTGAACTCCAACCATTCCACCCTGAGAGAGCTCGACCTGAGCTACAATGATCCAGGAGAGGCAGGGGTGAAGCTGCTGAAACAGCTCCAACTGGACATACTCAG
- the LOC113015761 gene encoding protein NLRC3-like isoform X1 — MDQCEDREEGVPPSKTTLCGEHESQTKAQRNQPGPEPSCVSLKSDWSKSIGANFKGQNSAVERNQPGPEPSCVSLKSDWSKSIGANFKGQNSAVERENKNTSEVPSDQPPQEHQAHLDSIFMLLEEKIITFVKNELKKIQTVLYPDYSECLNCQTDDKEILECEDEEQRRTNREAFIKITLQFLRGMKQYELADRLLSSRFAPVCQHNLKSQLKKKFQCLFEGIAKAGNPTILNQIYTELYITEGTAEVNDEHEVRQIETTSRRRKPDGPETTIRQEDIFKASPGRDEPIRTVLTKGVAGIGKTVLTQKFTLDWAESKTNQDIKFIFPFTFRELNVLKEKNFSLLELVHHFFTKTKEVGICSFEDFQVVLIFDGLDECRLPLDFHKTKILTDPTKSTSVDVLLTNLIRGNLLPSVHVWITTRPAAANQIPPGYIDMVTEVRGFTDPQKEEYFRKRFRDEEQASRIISHIKTSQSLHIMCHIPVFCWIAATVLEDVGKKRKEETRTALPTTLTEMYIHFLVVQAKVKKVKYDGGMETDPPWSPESKQMVESLGKLAFEQLQGDNLIFYESDLTDCGIDISAASVYSGVFTQIFKEERGLYKDKVFCFIHLSVQEFLAALHVHLTFINSGVNLLEKQQETTQNLQEEESADTCLYKGAVNKALQSSNGKLDLFLRFLLGLSLQTNQSLLHGLLEQTGCSSQTNLETVQHIKERLSGNLSAEKSINLFHCLNELNEHSILEEIQQSLRSGSLAADKLSPAQWSALVFILLSSEKDLFVFDLKKYSASEKAFLRLLPVIKCSSIALLGGCNLSDRICETLSSLLSSRSSCLRELDLSNNNLKDSGVKVLSGGLEGPHSKLEKLRLSSCSVTEEGCSALTSALNSNHYHLRELDLSYNNPGEAGVKMLKQLRLDTLRLSGCNLSDRICDTLSSVLSSHSSSLIELDLNNNDLKDSGVKTLCGGLESPYCKLEIFRLSGCLITEEGCTVLISVLNSNHSTLRELDLSYNDPGEAGVKLLKQLQLDILRYEVAFGSQSAWQWRKRHSRK, encoded by the exons atggatcagtgtgaggacagagaggagggagtccctccctctaaaaccactctgtgtggggaacatgagagccagaccaaagctcagag gaaccaacctggacctgaacccagctgtgtttccttaaaGAGTGACTGGTCAAAGAGTATTGGTGCTAATTTTaaaggacaaaactctgctGTGGAAAG gaaccaACCTGGACCTGAACCCAGCTGTGTGTCCTTAAAGAGTGACTGGTCAAAGAGTATTGGTGCTAATTTTaaaggacaaaactctgctGTGGAAAG AGAGAACAAGAATACCTCAGAGGTTCCCAGTGATCAGCCTCCCCAGGAGCATCAAGCACACctggactccatatttatg CTCCTGGAGGAGAAAatcatcacttttgtgaagaATGAGTTAAAGAAGATCCAGACAGTTCTGTATCCAGATTATTCAGAATGCTTAAACTGCCAGACGGATGATAAGGAGATTTTGGAGTGTGAGGATGAAGAGCAAAGGCGTACCAACAGAGAGGCATTTATAAAgatcacactgcagtttctgaGAGGAATGAAGCAGTATGAGCTGGCTGACCGTCTGCTGAGCA GCAGATTTGCTCCAGTTTGTCAACATAATCTTAAATCTcaactgaagaagaagttccagtgtcTGTTTGAGGGgatcgctaaagcaggaaatCCAACCattctgaatcagatctacacagagctgtaCATCACAGAAGGGACTGCAGAAGTCAATGATGagcatgaggtcagacagattgaaacaacATCCAGGAGACGAAAACCAGATGgaccagaaacaacaatcagacaagaagacatctttaaagcctcacctggaagagatgaaccaatcagaacagtgttgacaaagggagtggctggcattgggaaaacagtcctAACACAGAAGTTCACTCTAGATTGGGCTGAAAGCAAAACTAACCAGGACATcaagttcatatttccattcactttcagagagctgaatgtgctgaaagagaaaAACTTTAGCCTGCtggaacttgttcatcacttctttaccaAAACTAAAGAAGtaggaatctgcagctttgaagacttccaggttgtctTAATTTTTGATGGCCTcgatgagtgtcgacttcctctggacttccacaaaactaaAATCCTGACAGACCCCACTAAGTCCACCTCAGTAGATGTGCTGCTAACTAACCTCATCAGAGGGAACCTGCTTCCCTCTGTTCAcgtctggataaccacacgacctgcagcagccaatcaaatCCCACCTGGGTATATTGACATGGTAACAGAGGTGAGggggttcactgacccacagaaggaggagtacttcaggaagagattcagagatgaggagcaagccagcaggatcatctcccacatcaagacatcacaaaGCCTTCACATCATGtgtcacatcccagtcttctgctggatcgctgctacagttctggaggatgtggggaagaagagaaaagaggaaacaaGGACAGCACTACCTACaaccctgactgagatgtacatccacttcttGGTGGTTCAGGCaaaagtgaagaaggtcaagtatgatggaggaaTGGAGACAGATCCACcctggagtccagagagcaaACAGATGgttgagtctctgggaaaactggcttttgagcAGCTGCAAGGAGacaacctgatcttctatgaatcagacctgacagactgtggcatcgatatcagcgccgcctcagtgtactcaggagtgtttacacagatctttaaagaggagagagggctgTACaaggacaaggtgttctgcttcatccatctgagtgttcaggagtttctggctgctcttcatgtccatctgactTTCATCAACTCTGGAGTGAATTTACTGGAAAAGCAACAGGAAACCACCCAGAATTTGCAAGAAGAAGAATCTGCAGACACTTGCTTGTACAAGGGTGCTGTGAATAAGGCTTTACAGAGTTCAAACGGAAAactggacttgttcctccgcttcctcctgggtctttcacttCAGACCAATCAAAGTCTTTTACATGGGCTGCTAGAACAGACAGGATGTAGCTCACAGACCAATCTGGAAACAGTTCAACACATAAAGGAGAGGCTCAGTGGAAATCtatctgcagagaaaagcatcaacctGTTTCACTGTCTTAATGAACTAAATGAACATTCTATAttggaggagatccaacagtccctgagatcAGGAAGTCTCGCTGCTgataaactgtctcctgctcagtggtcagctctggtctttatCTTATTATCATCAGAAAAagatctgtttgtgtttgacctgaagaaatactctgcttcagagaAGGCTTTCCTCAGGCTCCTGCCAGTGATTAAATGCTCCAGCATAGCGCT ACTTGGTGGATGTAACCTCTCAGACAGAATCTGTGAAACTCTATCCTCACTACTCAGCTCCCGTTCCTCttgtctgagagagctggacctgagtaacaacAACCTGAAAGACTCCGGAGTGAAAGTACTGTCTGGGGGACTTGAGGGTCCACActctaaactggaaaaacttaG ATTGTCAAGTTGCTCAGTCACAGAAGAAGGTTGTAGTGCTCTGACATCAGCACTGAACTCCAACCATTACCACCTGAGAGAGCTCGACCTGAGCTACAATAATCCAGGAGAGGCAGGGGTGAAGATGCTGAAGCAGCTCCGACTGGACACACTCAG ACTAAGTGGTTGTAACCTCTCGGACAGAATCTGTGACACTCTATCCTCAGTTCTCAGCTCCCACTCCTCTAGTCTGATAGAGCTGGACCTGAATAATAATGACCTGAAGGACTCGGGAGTGAAAACACTGTGTGGTGGACTAGAGAGTCCATACTGTAAACTGGAAATATTCAG ATTGTCAGGCTGCTTGATCACAGAAGAAGGTTGTACTGTTCTTATCTCAGTGCTGAACTCCAACCATTCCACCCTGAGAGAGCTCGACCTGAGCTACAATGATCCAGGAGAGGCAGGGGTGAAGCTGCTGAAACAGCTCCAACTGGACATACTCAGGTATGAAGTGGCCTTTGGCAGCCAAAGTGCCTGGCAATGGAGAAAGAGACACTCGAGGAAATAG